From Triticum urartu cultivar G1812 chromosome 2, Tu2.1, whole genome shotgun sequence, a single genomic window includes:
- the LOC125537393 gene encoding protein ESSENTIAL FOR POTEXVIRUS ACCUMULATION 1 — translation MAASPDRANDDLRRRLAVDTPPPPQIAKEKQGLDTGMPLSPQWLMKEPSSQGSRSDATKTSGNGEDMDSSAKKKDVFRASVLDGETARRDRWRDDEREPNSGPRWVRWRETDKEQADTRKVEKWSDDSSKFSVDGRRAPQERWGDSSNKEGNYDQRREGKWITRWGSNDKESENWRDRWGDSGKEGDASREKGFSQFVAHGKDGNIHDKDTERDDNISRSWKSSHPVGRGRGDSSYHPSQISQKPPSLYGYGRGKPDNEITGFSGSRGKFTPSSGSTNAGSTGSSRPFHLGLLSDRPGGASGDRTSFRYSRMKLLDIYRTTSHVTDFKMPFDVCEEGSAFMQEEMLEPLALFAPTTDEAVILKAIDKGEIINSGVHQVSKDGPVGKSNSDVVPSKQSKLGGRDDQPGSADDLKGETAGSLRGVPGNVDSLRTETPSYVVPQRSRFIGDHRPGPSDFPQQMPNVFDQESKVVGMTGVDELTSPIQPCPNPENLSLYYKDPQGRIQGPFSGADIIGWFEASYFGIDLLVRVANAPPDAPFLMLGDVMPHLRAKAGPPPGFSSTKSSDMLMPETPPTGKFVSSSSTHSGSAGVGIFNSGPSRNGGAVEAQNRFLESLMSNGMQGPSAAMTGGLNEYNSSSFGNIAMAGGEMGNSMNYLLAQQRLLERQKSSQNAVPYWSADGIPAAQAQNKDTASEVSTLHSKVPSSMADPSRQASQSQNVDLLAMLHSAEKPKAPAGLPPWSNYPESRNVNPNLHVDLTQGPLNMHQNLQNSQQMATAVQQQNFMPQNQPPLSHLPSEKLLAEISQDPQLLHMFQQQYLLSQLQLQSQPPVAPQPQPQLSMLDKMILLQQQQQQQQQQQLQQRLQLEQQQLLLQQQHLVSHVAPHGHPNQQLDDPYGSKHTTLPAGDSMNLGVRTIQEVLEADRILTNHGTPQGSSQAFMSMRGMEGVGTSQSSVPTVPLPHEFFMGAPSKERFSHPQKLGNSASDNTQLSASMVNTMKTEVAERYEEASGNYQQVGIGKVESKPANILSLRSTEASSSALSEAKGFPETPLNQISEIMSPHNRVQEITNTLDAVELTMTTDAKTPDAQETKKAEKKKKQKKKQTAVDVGKGAPNTVSQHPTLEGEVDASNQAVTKHGLPDDTDELFWGSTARVESSSRAVGPPLGFESYVNLPKSLPEEYAINRAEWEPSALSEPPAAASQKGWKPTQGPRPKSLLEIQAEEQLRAQRVAADSAKITMPAPPVPSGPWNTMSASSDQQFGGAGKSLGGQESAGDSRNKRSQLHDLLAEEVLARSSNADNENIGNANDVLFPPLSPAVVQSDAPAFDDDDFIEAKDSKKNKKKGTKSKGSAAKAPLPVSSIDSSAMSIPAEKGKSSKQAKQEKEILPAPPSGPSFGDFVPWKTDQTNFAPAPAWSNDSAKVHKPLSLRDIQREEERRSGVVQQQPPSPAPAKVSVNQRNHGNASSKQASGSSPSKAVAPVQMSSNPSNRSKSNAEDDLFWGPSDHSKQDKKQSEFPSLASQSKSSMTKDQSSVNRHKSQASKLPLSTAPSANLIGKGKAEAANKQTEAMDFRDWCDSEWSRLTGTNDTSFLEFCIKQSTAEAEMLLRENVGSLDRNGQFIDRFLNYKAFLSTDVIEMAFRAPSNRAPRLNPASAAKGGPSAEAEQDTGGKKKGKKGKKVSAAVLGFNVVSNRIMMGEIQNVD, via the exons atGGCCGCCTCCCCGGACCGTGCCAATGAcgacctccgccgccgcctcgccgtaGACACGCCTCCACCGCCCCAGATCGCCAAAG AGAAGCAAGGCCTGGATACTGGCATGCCCCTTTCTCCTCAGTGGCTTATGAAG GAGCCCAGTTCACAGGGTTCACGCTCAGATGCTACAAAGACATCAGGTAATGGTGAAGACATGGACTCCAGTGCGAAGAAAAAGGATGTCTTCAGGGCTTCTGTGCTTGATGGTGAAACTGCGCGTCGTGACCGTTGGCGTGATGATGAGCGGGAACCAAATTCAGGCCCTCGGTGGGTTCGCTGGAGGGAGACAGACAAGGAACAAGCTGATACACGCAAGGTAGAAAAATGGTCAGATGACTCGTCCAAGTTTTCTGTGGATGGCCGTCGTGCTCCACAGGAACGTTGGGGTGATTCCAGTAACAAGGAGGGCAACTATGACCAACGCCGTGAAGGCAAGTGGATTACTCGTTGGGGTTCCAATGATAAGGAGTCTGAAAATTGGCGTGATCGCTGGGGTGATTCGGGCAAGGAGGGTGATGCTTCCCGTGAAAAAGGTTTTTCACAGTTTGTTGCACATGGGAAAGATGGCAACATTCATGACAAGGATACTGAGAGAGATGATAACATTTCTCGATCATGGAAGTCTAGTCATCCTGTGGGCCGTGGccggggtgattcttcttatcaCCCCTCACAGATATCACAAAAACCACCTTCTTTGTATGGGTATGGTAGAGGGAAACCAGACAATGAAATCACAGGTTTTTCAGGTTCTCGTGGAAAATTTACCCCTAGTTCTGGTAGCACAAATGCTGGCAGTACTGGATCTTCACGTCCATTCCATCTTGGTCTACTTTCTGACAGACCTGGTGGTGCATCAGGGGATCGCACATCATTTAGATATAGTAGGATGAAACTGCTTGACATATACAGAACAACTTCCCATGTTACTGACTTCAAGATGCCTTTTGATGTTTGTGAGGAAGGGTCTGCATTTATGCAAGAAGAAATGTTGGAGCCTTTAGCATTATTTGCTCCGACGACTGACGAAGCG GTCATTTTAAAAGCAATTGACAAAGGGGAAATCATAAACAGTGGTGTCCATCAGGTTTCCAAAGATGGGCCTGTTGGGAAAAGTAATTCTGATGTGGTGCCGTCAAAACAATCTAAATTAG GTGGTAGAGATGATCAACCTGGAAGTGCAGATGATTTGAAGGGAGAAACAGCTGGAAGTCTCAGGG GTGTTCCTGGAAATGTTGATTCGCTGCGTACAGAGACACCTAGCTATGTTGTTCCACAAAGATCTCGGTTTATTGGAGACCATAGGCCTGGCCCATCCGACTTTCCGCAGCAAATGCCCAATGTCTTTGATCAAGAAAGTAAAGTAGTCGGGATGACAGGTGTTGATGAGTTGACCAGTCCTATTCAACCTTGTCCTAATCCAGAAAATCTCTCTTTATACTACAAAGATCCACAAGGTCGAATTCAAGGCCCATTTTCTGGTGCTGACATCATTGGCTGGTTTGAGGCTAGTTATTTTGGTATTGATTTACTGGTTCGAGTTGCAAATGCTCCTCCTGATGCGCCTTTCTTAATGCTTGGAGATGTTATGCCTCACCTACGAGCAAAGGCAGGGCCACCTCCAGGGTTTAGCAGCACAAAATCAAGTGATATGCTAATGCCGGAGACTCCACCTACAGGGAAATTTGTCAGCTCCAGCAGCACACATAGCGGATCAGCTGGTGTCGGTATTTTTAACAGTGGGCCAAGCAGGAATGGCGGTGCTGTTGAAGCTCAGAATCGTTTTCTGGAGTCACTGATGTCTAATGGTATGCAAGGTCCTTCAGCTGCTATGACTGGAG GGCTGAATGAATATAACAGCAGTAGCTTTGGCAACATTGCGATGGCCGGAGGCGAGATGGGGAATAGCATGAATTATCTTTTGGCACAGCAGAGATTGTTGGAAAGACAAAAATCTTCCCAAAATGCTGTTCCATATTGGTCTGCAGATGGTATTCCAGCAGCACAGGCACAAAACAAAGATACAGCTTCAGAAGTGTCTACTCTGCACTCTAAAGTACCCAGTTCAATGGCTGATCCATCTCGTCAAGCATCACAATCTCAAAATGTTGACTTGCTTGCTATGCTGCATTCTGCAGAGAAACCTAAAGCACCTGCGGGATTGCCACCATGGTCAAACTATCCCGAATCCCGAAATGTTAATCCTAACCTTCATGTGGATCTCACTCAAGGGCCACTTAACATGCATCAAAATCTTCAGAACTCTCAGCAAATGGCTACTGCTGTTCAACAACAGAACTTCATGCCACAGAACCAGCCACCTCTCTCTCATTTGCCATCAGAGAAGTTGCTTGCTGAGATATCTCAAGACCCACAACTCTTGCACATGTTTCAACAACAGTATCTGCTATCACAACTACAGTTGCAATCACAGCCGCCAGTGGCACCTCAACCTCAACCACAACTCTCAATGTTGGACAAGATGATATTGcttcagcagcagcagcagcaacagcaacagcagcagctGCAACAACGACTACAGCTTGAGCAACAGCAGTTGTTGCTGCAACAACAGCACCTAGTTTCTCACGTTGCACCTCATGGACATCCCAACCAACAGCTTGATGATCCTTATGGGTCGAAGCATACTACATTGCCAGCTGGTGATTCTATGAATCTTGGTGTTCGAACAATTCAAGAGGTTCTTGAAGCTGATCGTATTTTGACTAACCATGGTACACCCCAGGGATCTAGTCAAGCATTTATGAGTATGAGGGGTATGGAGGGTGTTGGAACATCACAAAGCTCTGTACCTACTGTGCCATTGCCTCATGAATTTTTTATGGGCGCACCTTCGAAAGAACGGTTTTCCCATCCTCAGAAGTTGGGAAACTCGGCAAGTGATAACACTCAACTTAGTGCAAGTATGGTCAATACGATGAAAACAGAAGTTGCAGAAAGGTATGAGGAGGCTTCTGGAAACTATCAGCAAGTTGGAATAGGTAAAGTTGAAAGTAAGCCTGCAAATATTTTAAGTTTAAGATCTACAGAGGCTAGCAGTTCAGCTCTTAGTGAAGCTAAGGGTTTTCCTGAGACACCACTGAATCAAATATCAGAGATCATGTCACCTCATAATCGTGTCCAGGAAATTACAAATACCCTTGATGCAGTTGAGCTAACTATGACAACTGATGCAAAAACTCCTGATGCACAAGAGACAAAGAAAGCTGAAAAGAAAAAGAAGCAGAAGAAGAAACAGACAGCTGTAGATGTTGGCAAAGGAGCTCCAAACACAGTTTCTCAACATCCAACACTAGAAGGTGAAGTTGATGCTTCAAATCAGGCTGTTACTAAGCATGGTTTGCCAGATGACACAGACGAACTTTTTTGGGGTTCCACTGCCAGAGTGGAAAGCTCTTCTAGAGCAGTTGGACCTCCGCTGGGCTTTGAATCATATGTGAATTTGCCCAAAAGTCTTCCTGAGGAGTATGCTATCAACAGAGCTGAATGGGAACCTAGTGCTCTATCCGAGCCTCCTGCAGCGGCAAGCCAGAAAGGTTGGAAACCTACCCAAGGACCCAGGCCTAAATCACTGCTGGAAATTCAAGCCGAGGAACAACTAAGAGCACAGAGGGTAGCTGCGGACAGTGCCAAGATAACCATGCCAGCGCCTCCTGTGCCATCAGGTCCTTGGAATACCATGTCTGCATCTTCTGATCAACAATTTGGGGGTGCAGGTAAATCACTGGGTGGCCAGGAAAGTGCTGGTGACTCCAGGAACAAGAGAAGTCAGTTGCATGATTTGTTAGCGGAAGAAGTTCTGGCAAGGTCTAGTAATGCAGACAATGAGAACATAGGCAATGCTAATGATGTGTTGTTTCCTCCTCTATCACCTGCTGTTGTTCAGTCTGATGCTCCTGCTTTTGATGATGATGACTTCATTGAGGCCAAGGACTCAAAAAAGAACAAGAAAAAGGGGACAAAGTCAAAAGGATCTGCAGCCAAAGCCCCATTACCTGTTAGTTCCATTGATTCATCAGCTATGTCTATACCAGCTGAAAAGGGCAAATCTTCAAAGCAAGCGAAACAAGAGAAGGAAATACTTCCGGCTCCTCCAAGTGGTCCATCCTTTGGAGATTTTGTTCCTTGGAAGACTGACCAGACAAATTTTGCGCCTGCTCCAGCATGGTCCAATGACTCTGCGAAGGTGCACAAACCTTTGTCTTTGAGAGATATTCAgagagaggaagaaaggagaTCAGGTGTTGTCCAGCAACAACCACCCTCACCTGCTCCAGCAAAGGTTTCGGTGAACCAACGGAATCATGGTAATGCTTCTTCTAAGCAAGCTTCCGGGTCTTCTCCATCAAAGGCAGTTGCCCCTGTCCAGATGAGTTCCAATCCTTCCAATCGTTCCAAGTCAAATGCTGAAGATGATCTATTTTGGGGCCCATCTGACCACTCCAAACAAGATAAGAAACA GTCAGAATTCCCAAGTCTAGCAAGTCAGAGTAAAAGTTCCATGACGAAAGACCAGTCTTCAGTAAACCGTCACAAGTCTCAGGCTAGCAAGTTGCCACTTTCAACGGCTCCTAGTGCTAACCTCATTGGGAAAGGGAAGGCAGAGGCAGCAAACAAGCAGACAG AGGCAATGGACTTCCGGGATTGGTGCGACAGCGAGTGGTCCAGGCTCACTGGAACAAATG ATACAAGTTTCCTTGAGTTCTGCATTAAGCAGTCGACTGCTGAAGCAGAAATGCTTCTCCGGGAGAACGTTGGCTCTCTTGACCGCAACGGTCAGTTCATCGACAGGTTCCTCAACTACAAGGCTTTTCTGTCCACAGATGTGATCGAGATGGCATTCAGAGCGCCCAGCAACCGCGCTCCCCGTCTGAACCCCGCTTCTGCAGCCAAAGGAGGGCCAAGTGCCGAGGCAGAGCAGGATACAGGAGGAAAGaaaaaagggaagaaagggaagaaGGTGAGCGCAGCGGTTTTAGGGTTCAATGTCGTCAGCAACCGCATCATGATGGGAGAGATCCAGAACGTGGATTAG